The stretch of DNA CCTCAGAACCCACTAGAGGGTTGCTTAAGAACAGAGCCAATTCATCGGAAGATCCTAGGAGCTCAAGAATACGGCTGGATTCTTCCCCAACTTGATCTGTCAGGTTGTTGTCCTTAGCAAGGGACATCAGTGCCTGAGCATAGGGTGCAGAAACTTCAGATGTAATCGTGCTGTCATTCACTAGCGATCTCCTCCCAACTGAGCGATGCTGGCATCTACCAAGCGAGTCTGAACGTCACCCTGGAGGCGATTGGGCAATTCAGCCTCAGCCCGCTCAACAGCTGCCGCTGAAATTTGCTGTCTCAGCTCCCGCACAATGCGCTCCTGCTGAGAGGTCAAATCCTGAGCAGCATTGGCCTTGAGCCGTTCTACATCGGCTTGGGCCTGCATAAGAATAGCTTCCCTCGCTCGGGCAGCAGATTGCTCACCGTTGGCCAAAATTTGCTGGGCCTCATCTTGGGCCAACGCTAGCCTCTGTTGCTGCTCTGCTAACGCTGACGCTGCTTCCTGCTTGCGCCGCTCTGCGTCCCGAATAGACTCTTCGATAGTCGCTTTCCGTGTTGACAGGGTATTGCCAAGGAACTTACGACCGAAGTAAACCAGAATGCCGATCACAAGGGCTAAGTTAATGAGGTTGGTCTCAAGAATGTCAAAGTTAAGACCAAATCCCCCTTCTGTAGCTAGAAACCAACCAATATCCATACTTTTCATCCGTCAAGGGCGCAATCAGTCAAAAGAAAAGCAGCCGCAAAGAAGAACTGAGGCAGCAGCCTGACCAAACGTTAAGCAGCAATAGAGCTGAGTAGCTTGTCTAGAATCTGACGGCTCAGATCGTCAACCTGCTGCTGCAGCGTACCTAGAGCAGCCTGCTTTTGTTCGTCTAGTTCCCGCTGGACCTGCTCTCGCTGAGCCTGAGCTTCTTGCTGAGCCTCAGCAATGGTTTTAGCAGCCATTTTCTGGGCAGACTCTTGAGCATCTGCAATAACAGACTGCACCTTGCGGCGAGAATCGGCCAGTTCTTGCTCGTACTGCTTTGCCAACTGCTCAGCCTTGGCTAGACGCTCTTGAGCATCAACTTTATTGTTACGGACGTAGCTATCCCGCTCGTCAATTGCCTTGCCCAACGGCTTATAAAAAATAGCGTTGAGAATAACCGCCAGCAAAATAAACTGAACGGCCATCAAGGGCAGAGTGGCATCTAGGTCAAACAGACCCCCACCCTCTTCTGCTGCTTCTGCTGCTTCTACGGCTAATAGCCAGATCGAGTCAATCATCCCTACCAACCCTCCCCTTTTTCGAGAGGGACTGTGTGAACACGACTTAGATAACAAAAAGAGTTAAACGAGGGGGAGCATGGCCCCCCCTTTGGCATTTATCCAACCGGCTTAGCTAAAGGGGTTGGCAAACAGCAGCACCAGTGCAACCACCAGACCATAAATGGTGAGTGCTTCCATGAAAGCCAAGCTCAGCAGGAGCGTGCCGCGAATTTTACCCTCAGCTTCGGGCTGGCGAGCAATTCCTTCTACAGCTTGACCAGCGGCATTACCTTGACCAATACCAGGGCCAATAGCTGCCAGACCTACTGCAAAAGCAGCAGCCAAAACAGAAGCGCTTGCGACAATCGGATCCATGTCCTTACCTCGATTTGAACAATTAACAACAAGCCAACTAGCTCACATACACAAGAGACCGAGGTCTCTCACAGTGCGGCCCTTACAACCGCAGGAACTGATAGGGTTAGTGACTACCAGTCAGCGGGCATTCAACTGGGCGATCGCTTGGAGATCACCCATGCTCTTCTCCACCGTGCCCTTCAATGGCTTCCCCAATGTAGGCGGCGGCCAGGGTTGCAAAAATCAGAGCCTGAATGGCGCTGGTAAACAACCCAAGGATCATCACTGGTAGGGGTACGAAGAGAGGTACCAGCAGCACCAGTACAGCCACCACAAGCTCATCCGCCAAGATGTTGCCAAACAGACGGAAGCTCAGGGAAAGGGGCTTGGTGAAATCTTCTAAAACGTTGATGGGCAGCAGAATTGGGGTTGGCTCAATGTACTTAGCGAAGTACCCCAATCCTCGATTGCTAAACCCGGCATAGAAATAGGCCAGGGAAGTCAGCAGCGCCAGCGCCACCGTCGTATTAATGTCGTTGGTTGGGGCAGCTAGTTCACCAGATGGTATGTGAATTAGCTTCCAAGGAATGAGGGCCCCCGACCAGTTGGAAACAAAAATGAATAGGAACAGGGTTCCAACGAAGGGCACCCAGGGCCGGTATTCTTTTTCACCAATCTGGTCTTTAGCCAGATCCCGAATAAACTCCAGCGCGTACTCCATCAAGTTCTGTATTCCTGACGGAATCCGTTGGATGTTGCGGGTCGCCAATAGGGAGACGATGACCAAAAGACCAATCACGAACCAGGAGGTCAAAAAGACTTGTCCGTGTAGCTTTAGGTTACCGATCTGCCAGTAAAAGTGCTCGCCAACTTCCAGTTTGGCAAGCGTTATGTAGGGTAAGGCGTGAATATTGATTAACATCTCCACCAAACTTAAGATTTCCGCAGGAATCCACGAGAAAAAGGATGCTAGACTACCGAATTAAGACTCTATTCGGGTAGAACAGAGGTCCAAAGAGTATAGGCAATCAGCGCGGCTTTATAGGTCAAAAACCCGAGGA from Pseudanabaena sp. FACHB-2040 encodes:
- a CDS encoding F0F1 ATP synthase subunit B — encoded protein: MDIGWFLATEGGFGLNFDILETNLINLALVIGILVYFGRKFLGNTLSTRKATIEESIRDAERRKQEAASALAEQQQRLALAQDEAQQILANGEQSAARAREAILMQAQADVERLKANAAQDLTSQQERIVRELRQQISAAAVERAEAELPNRLQGDVQTRLVDASIAQLGGDR
- a CDS encoding F0F1 ATP synthase subunit B' — translated: MIDSIWLLAVEAAEAAEEGGGLFDLDATLPLMAVQFILLAVILNAIFYKPLGKAIDERDSYVRNNKVDAQERLAKAEQLAKQYEQELADSRRKVQSVIADAQESAQKMAAKTIAEAQQEAQAQREQVQRELDEQKQAALGTLQQQVDDLSRQILDKLLSSIAA
- the atpE gene encoding ATP synthase F0 subunit C, translating into MDPIVASASVLAAAFAVGLAAIGPGIGQGNAAGQAVEGIARQPEAEGKIRGTLLLSLAFMEALTIYGLVVALVLLFANPFS
- the atpB gene encoding F0F1 ATP synthase subunit A, whose product is MEMLINIHALPYITLAKLEVGEHFYWQIGNLKLHGQVFLTSWFVIGLLVIVSLLATRNIQRIPSGIQNLMEYALEFIRDLAKDQIGEKEYRPWVPFVGTLFLFIFVSNWSGALIPWKLIHIPSGELAAPTNDINTTVALALLTSLAYFYAGFSNRGLGYFAKYIEPTPILLPINVLEDFTKPLSLSFRLFGNILADELVVAVLVLLVPLFVPLPVMILGLFTSAIQALIFATLAAAYIGEAIEGHGGEEHG